From Corynebacterium pseudotuberculosis:
CCTCGATCACAAAAGGTACCGCACTGCCCATATCTGCAAGCTGCTTTATAGAGAAGAAGAAACTCCGCCACATGCGCGACGAATGCGCGGTTTCCCACGAGTCCACAACTGTGGGTTCCACCGACTCAAGGATCTCTCGGTCGGAAAGCCGCATCATACGCCAGGCGGCACCGTCGCTAAGCTGCAACGGTCGAAGCCGCACCGACTTTTCTTGAGTCGCAGAATCTCCAGGAAGCACAAGAGTCTCTGTGTATTCGCCCCAGCCGGGGTGTACGGGGTCGACGGGGCCGCGCGCAGGACGATGCGGGCGCCCAAAACGATTAAGCAAAAAGGACATGGGCGGGTTCTGCTATTTCCTAGCGGTTCTGAGACAGAAAGATAACTTCAACGATATCGCCAGGTCTAACATCCGCTGCGTTCTCTGGAATCTTGATCATGGCATTAGCCTCAGACAATCCCGCCAACAGATGCGCAGGAGTACCATCGGCTCCCCCTAGTGCCTCCACCAGATAGTCCTGTGTTTCCGCGTCACGCATAAGACGCGCTCTGATAAAGCCTCTGCGTCCGAGCTTTGAGCCTACATAGTTAAGAGCGCGTGCTTTCACCGTCCGGCGTTGCGCATTCCGTTTGCCCAGGCTCAATCGCACCACAGGGCGAATAAACATCTCAAAAATCACGAGTGCAGAGACGGTATTGCTGGGCAAGAGAAATACTGGAATTTGATGATCACCAAGCAATCCAAAGCCCTGAACAGAGCCAGGATGCATAGCAACTCGCGTTGTATCTATATCGCCTAAGTCGCTGAGGACACGGCGTATTTCCTCCGCCCCAGATCCTCCGACCGCGCCCGAAATCACAATAATCTCACTGCGCATCATGTGAGATTCCACGATCTCGCGCAGCCTTCGAGGCTCCCCCGCAGCAATGCCAACACGGTGCACATCTGCCCCTGCGTCGCGGCCTGCCGCAGCAAGTGCATAAGAGTTGACATCAAAAACCTGGCCGAGGCTGGGTTCCCTATCAATGTCCACGAGCTCATGCCCCACCGAAATAACCGACATACGAGGACGCGGATAGACCAGGACCTTAGAGCGTCCGACAGCGGCAAGAAGACCAATATGAGCCGGTCCTAGAATTGCGCCAGAGCTTACAGCCACATCTCCAGGACGGATATCGTCACCCACTTTGCGTACAAATTCTCCTGAGCGTACAGGCCTATTGGCAGTCACCCGCTTCCGCCCGCAATCAGTCCACTCTAAGGGGATCACGGCGTCTGAAAGGGTGGGAAGGGGTGCACCTGTATGCACTCGCACCGCCTGTTTGGGTTGTAGGCGTAGCGGGCGCTGCGATCCTGCGGCCACTTCTCCGACCACGGGCAGAGAAGTTTCCGTAGGTACCGGTCTGGGTTCAGGAGCCTTGCCAAGTCCGCGTTCGCCCCCGACGTCTACGGCTCGCACCGCGTAGCCGTCGATAGCTGCTTGGTTAAAGTTGGGTAGCGCTCGAGTCGCCTGCACTTCCTCGGCGCACATGAGCCCTAGGGCCTCAGCGATTGCAATTCGCACCGGCTCAGGCGCAACTGCTGCCTCCGTAACGAGGGCTAGCTGCTGCTCAACTGTGCGCACTTCTACTCCTTAGCACCGTGACTTGCAAATATTCCCCATACCTTTTTTGGCCGTCAAACTGCCTTTTGCGTTCTCTATCGCAGACGTAGCGTTTTACCACCATATCTGAGCGCGGAAGCCCAAAGCGAGCCGGAATATTCTTTTACATCCTTACAACTTTAGTTGACGTTGGTTTAAGAAGTCGCACCGATTGTCTCAATTTTCTGATTAGCTGAGGCAATCGGTTTTCATCAACACCGCAGATTTACCTGATAGGTTATGCGCCGTGTTCTTCCAAAATCTTTCGGAGGACCTTCTTTAAGTGCGGCCCATACGCTGGATCGCGCAACCCAAAATCAACAACAGCCGGTATGTATCCCCCGGGGTTGCCAAGATCATGACGCTTCCCGTCATGCACAAGAATATGCACAGGATGGCCTTCGTCGATAAGCAAATCAATGGCATCCGTGAGTTGCAGCTCACCGCCAGCACCCGGGGTAATTCTACGGAGTGCATCAAAAATAGCCCGATCGAGCAAATAGCGGCCGGTAGCCACAAAATTTGAAGGAGCCTCTTCTACAGAGGGTTTTTCTACCATTCCTTTGACTTTTTTGACGTGATGAGGGCCATCATATGCACTCTCATCGATCTCAAAGACACCGTAGTTATAGACTTCTTCCTCCGGCACTTCAAAGGCGCACAACACGGATCCGCCTAGTTGCTCGCGTACCTCGACCATCTTCTC
This genomic window contains:
- a CDS encoding UTP--glucose-1-phosphate uridylyltransferase — translated: MKQPQEAQDSTRVAVKTVIVPAAGMGTRFLPATKTVPKELLPVVDTPGIELIAEEAAQLGATRLAVITAPNKQEVMEHFKRFPVLEETLQSRGKTEQYEKVVHASELIAPVSVVQEKPLGLGHAVGMAESVLDPDEDAVAVMLPDDLVLPRGVVEKMVEVREQLGGSVLCAFEVPEEEVYNYGVFEIDESAYDGPHHVKKVKGMVEKPSVEEAPSNFVATGRYLLDRAIFDALRRITPGAGGELQLTDAIDLLIDEGHPVHILVHDGKRHDLGNPGGYIPAVVDFGLRDPAYGPHLKKVLRKILEEHGA
- the glp gene encoding molybdotransferase-like divisome protein Glp codes for the protein MRTVEQQLALVTEAAVAPEPVRIAIAEALGLMCAEEVQATRALPNFNQAAIDGYAVRAVDVGGERGLGKAPEPRPVPTETSLPVVGEVAAGSQRPLRLQPKQAVRVHTGAPLPTLSDAVIPLEWTDCGRKRVTANRPVRSGEFVRKVGDDIRPGDVAVSSGAILGPAHIGLLAAVGRSKVLVYPRPRMSVISVGHELVDIDREPSLGQVFDVNSYALAAAGRDAGADVHRVGIAAGEPRRLREIVESHMMRSEIIVISGAVGGSGAEEIRRVLSDLGDIDTTRVAMHPGSVQGFGLLGDHQIPVFLLPSNTVSALVIFEMFIRPVVRLSLGKRNAQRRTVKARALNYVGSKLGRRGFIRARLMRDAETQDYLVEALGGADGTPAHLLAGLSEANAMIKIPENAADVRPGDIVEVIFLSQNR